A segment of the Desulfitobacterium dehalogenans ATCC 51507 genome:
CGGATCTAGTCCAAGAGTGTTTAAAACGGCGGTAACTCCTGTGAGTTTATCTCTTAGAGTAGTTTTGATAAACTGGTCTGTATCTAAGGTATCAAAAGCAATGGTGCCGGTACCTGTGGCAGGGTCGAGGGTGATCTCGGAACCCGGGGCCGAAAAGGCTTCGATCTGAGAAGCAGGAATTTTAGCTGTAATATCGTCGATGAAATTGATGACATTGTAGCGAAATGTGGCGGAATTTGCTCCGGAACTCGTTAAGCTATCGGTAAGAATATGAAGTTCATCAACTCTTTTCAGGTATTCTTCATCGGAATTGCCGACAATTAATCTTTCATAAGCTCCTCTGCTGTATCTGGGCGAGATATGAACAAAAATAAATTTGTCCGCTTCGGAAAAGTTATAGGTCAATGTACAGGTTCCTGTTTGAGGGTCCAAGTTTGCTTCTGCGATTCCCAAAGTGTCCCAGCCGTTTGAAGGTTTGGCTTCCACAAATAAATCAGAAACCGGAAATTCACTGGTGATGTCCTCGCCATTTGTATCAAAGAGTTTGTAGTGGAAAATGCCGGTGGTTGGGCCGGTCATTTCTAACCGGTCTTCAATGATTTGAGTAGAGTGAACCAAGGGCTCTGGCAACCAGGGGAGTAACGGCACGGCCGAAACATAAGGTGAGCACATTAATAGAAATATTAAAGTAAGGGTAAAGGACGTTCGAATAGATTTACGGAACATATCTCCAACTCTCCTTAATTTTAATATCACTAACATTATATTACATATTTGTATAACATTCTATAGCCAATTGACTTTGACAAATGCTACTCCCAATGAAGGATTAAGAACCGGATTTGCCGAAAAAGAAGGAAATGTTAGGTATTGTCCCGAATAATATTTACTCTATGCTTGTCTGCGAAAAATTAGGAGGGAATACCGCATGACTCTTTTACCCGTCCTTTTGTTTATATCAGGAGTGCTTTGTCTTATTTGGGCTGTGAGAATGGGGAATTCCTCCGGCAAAACCAGCCCGGAAATACTCACCATCCTTCAAGGTTTAGCCGGAGTAAAAAAGGAGATCAGTAAAGTTCAAAAAGGTCTTCGGGAAGTTGAAACTCAATTAGGAGATCATGAATTGAGGCTGTTTCGCAACGAAAATGTTCAAGAAGATCTCCGCACGGAGGTTAATACCCAGAAGGTTAGTATTAATCGGTTAACCACTTTAGCTAAGGACGCTTTTGCTCAGGCTGAACCTCAACCCCAGATGAACCCCCAGCCTTACTTCTCAGCCAATCCTTTGAACTCAGCTCAAGGGGTCAACCCCTATCATCGTCTTTATGACAACAGCAATGCCCCGACCGATTCTCCTTTGGAGACTCTGGCTCAGACTACGAAGTTTCCCCAATATAGTCCTTCCTTCCTGTCCGTTGAAGAGGAGTCTCCATCTCCCATGCTCCCGGAAAAGTATCAATGGGTTTTGGAGCTTGATCAGCAAGGCTGGTCCGTAGCGGAAATTGCCGGCCATTTGGCCATCAGCCGGGATGCGGTCACTATGGTTCTGCGTACAGCCCCTCAAGGAAAGGGGCTGAGATCATGAAACTATCCCGCTCCTATCTATTGGGACTGGGTTCAGGGCTGATACTCAGCGCTCTTCTGGCCATGGTGGTCCCTCCTGTAAGCATTAACTTTGCCGGGAGTTCACCGCCGGAGCAAACCGGCCCCGGCCGTAACACACCGGGCAATGAGAATCAGGGTGAGGTTCCGAGTCAGGATGAAGATGAGAACAAGGAGGGGAGTAACAATCCAGAGCTCCCTGAAAATCCAGTAAAGCCTGATGAGACGGGAGAAAACCCTGTACAGAATCCGGATACGAATTCAAGAAACCCTTCAAGTGCCGATGCTGAGAACGGCAAGCCCACCCAAACCTTTGTCATTCCTTCAGGGTCTACTGCAGATAAAATTGCTGACCTTCTGCTTGCCGAAGGATGGATATCCTCGAAAGAAGAATTTTTGAATTTAGTTAAGCAGAAAAATCTCGCCGGTCGTTTTCGAACAGGAAGTTTTGAGCTCTCTGAAGGTATGGATACAGAAGAGATTTTGAAAAAATTAATCCCTAAGCAGTAAGAGAAGGAATTGCTCTTGCTGCTTTTCTGTATATAAAACCTTCTTCTTTGAAAAGTTAATAGAAGAATTAAAATGAAAGAAGGGGTTGTCGATGGAAAGAAGAAAGGTACGCATCATTGGAGTACCTATCGACTTAGGAGCGGATCGGAGAGGAGTGGATATGGGACCCAGTGCCATTCGCTATGCAGGGCTCCATGAACGTTTAAAAAAGTTGGGCTGGGAAGTGGAGGATGTGGGCAATATTGATGTCCCTATCGCCGAGACCCGGGAAATTAAAGATCCTCTGCTCAAATATCTCCCGGAGATTTCAGAAGTCAACGAAAAGCTCTATCCCCTGGTGGCTCAAGCCATTAAGGAGGGAGTGATTCCCTTAGTCATCGGGGGAGATCACAGCTTAGGAATAGGTTCTTTAGCGGGGTGTGCTGCCAGCGGTAAGCAGTTTGGAGTTATTTGGTTCGACACCCATGGCGATTATAACTCCGTGGATACCACTTCCAGCGGCAATATTCATGGAATGCCTTTAGCTGTAGCCAATGGTATTGGGGTTGAGGAGTTAGTCCGCATTGGTGGGGCTGACCGGAAGATCAAGGAAGAGAACACTGTGATCATCGGGGCCAGGGACTTTGATGATGAAGAGCGGGATATGATCCGCCAATCTAAAATTACGGTGTTTTCCATGAGCGATATTGACCGTTTGGGGATGGAAGTAGTGGTTCGTCAAGGGCTGGAGATTGCCAATCAAGGCACTGACGGAGTCCATATCAGCTTTGATCTGGATGTGCTGGATCCCAGTGAAGCTCCTGGTGTTGGAACCCCAGTGCAGGGGGGCATAACCTATCGGGAAGCTCATTTGGCCATGGAGATGGTTGCCGATTGCCAATGCCTGCTGAGTATGGATGTAGTGGAGGTCAACCCCATTCTGGATGTACAAAATAAGACCGCAGAATTAGCCGTAGGCCTCATCGGCTCAGCTTTTGGACAGAAGATTTATCCATGACTCACCAAAATCCCATCTAAAGAAAGTTCAATTGCACAATCCGTGAATACGGCTTAAAATGATAATAATGAAACTTTTTTATGTATGGAAACGTAAAACATAATGAGAGGTAGAAAGAAGAGACAGGAGCTGCTCGTCATTATGGAAGATGCTGAATTAATTCAGCAGGTTCTCAAGGGAAGGCATGAGCAATACGGATTGCTGGTTCAGCGTTATCAAGAACCCTTAATTCATTTTTTGCGTGGGATACTGGGCACTGAGGATGAAGTTTTTGACTGTGCCCAAGAAGCTTTTTTAGCGGCTTATCGGAATCTTTGGCGTTATTCATCCTCCTACACTTTTCGGGCATGGCTCTATGCTATTGCCAGAAATAAGGCCATCGATCTCATGCGCAAGAAAAAGCGGGAAATCCCTTTAAGTATCGATGAAAACCTGGTGGATCATCACGTGGGACCGGAGGAAGCCTATTTGGCCAAAGAGCAGGCCTTGGATGTTCAAGCCATCCTGGAAGAATTGCCCGAGCATTACCGGCAAGCTCTCTATCTGCGCTATCAACAAGAGCTAAGTTATGAAGAGATAAGCACAGTGTTAAATATTCCGATCAGCTCAGTAAAGACTCACCTCCATCGCGGCAAAGAGAAACTTCGCCAAATCATGGAAAGGAGGAATGGCTATGAAGGAAATGGATGATATACTCAAGTCGGTATTTCATGATAAGCCGATAGCTCAAGAGCCCTTACAAGGAATGCGGATGAGGATTATGGACCAGATTCTTGCTGCTCCGGTGGATTTTCAGGAAAAGCGCTTAGCTATGCAACGTAGAAAATGGGGGATCATTTTCTTAAGCACGTTTTTTGTCCTTTCCTTAAGCCTCTTCCTCATCAATTGGTTTTTGGGATCTTGGCTGGGTGGTGGGCTAAATGCCCTTGTTCTGTGGCTTACCGCCAATATTCCCATTCTGGCCTGGTTCCAGGATAGGTGGGTTTGGCTTTTCGATACCCTCGCCATTCTCTCGAATCTAAAACTAGGATATCAGTTCCTATGGCAGCAATACGGTTTAGCTGTGATGGGTATCTTGTTTTCATGGGTCCTCTTTGAAGGAATACGAGATAATAAACTTAAGAGAAAAGCATTTAATGGGAATTCCTAAAGAGATGGAGTTGTTTCAATGGACGCCCTTAAGATGTTCTTTAGAGATCAAGCTCGTATCGTCTGGAAAGAAGCTTGGGAAGCCGCATGCCTAATTGGCGAGAATCCGGAGCTTGGGTATCAAGAATATTTTGCGGTGGAGACCTTAACCCAGCTGCTTAAAAGCCATGGATTTGAGGTTGAACAGCCGGCAGCCGGTTTAGAGACGGCATTTATCGCCCGCTTCTCGGGCTATAAACCTGGTCCGCGGCTTGCTTTTCTTGCCGAGTACGATGCTTTGCCGGGAATCGGTCATGGCTGCGGGCATAATTTGATCGGGGCGGCCAGCGTGGGTGCAGCCATCACTTTAAGCAAAAGCCTTGAATTGCCCGGTGAGATCTGGGTGGTGGGAAGTCCTGCCGAGGAAACCAGCGGCGGAAAGGTCATATTAGTGAATAAAGGGGCCTTTCAAGGGGTGGATGCTGCTCTTATGTTTCATCCTGGCAGCCAGAATGTTACAAGCATCTCCTCTTTAGCCTTGGATGCTCTGGAATTTGTTTTTATAGGAAGACCTGCCCACGCCGTAGCCGCTGCTTATTATGGTGTGAATGCCTTAGACGCCCTGATTGATTTTTATAATAAGATAAACCAGTTAAAAGATAATCTCCCCCACGATGCTTATATTAATGGAATTATCACAGAAGGCGGTACCTCACCTAATGTGATACCGGAACGGGCGGTAGCAAGGTTTTATCTGCGGGCACGCCAGAGGAAGGTATTGAATACCATTCGAAAACAGGTCATACGCTGTGCCCAGGATGCGGCAGCCCAGGTCTCGGCCAAAGTCACCTGGAGCATGTTTGAGAACTCCTACGATGAAATGCAGACCAATCGCACCTTAGCCGGAATTTTTGAAGATAACCTGCGGGAATTGGGAGTTCGCAATATCTCTCCTCCCCAATACGCTATGGGTTCTGTGGATATGGGAAATGTCAGCCGGCTTATCCCGGCTATCCATCCTTACTTAACTCTTGGGGGAGGCATGAACATACCTCATACCCGTGATTTTGCCCAGACCTGTCTTTCCGCTTCGGGAGAGCGTCTGCTTTTACTGGCTATTCAAGCCTTAGCCCTTACCGGCTGGGATATCTTAAGTGTCCCCAAGCTGTTAAGTCGCGCCAAACGGGAATTGAAATCCCGGGTCCCTGCGAAATAGTAACATTCCGTGAAAAAAGTCGTTGCTTTTGGGTTGAAGCAGCGGCTTTTTCTTTAGTGATGATTTTAGTCAGTATTTTGTCCGGCCTATACGTTATAATGGATTAAAGAGTAGGATGTTTCAGCAAAGAGAAAGGATGGGGAAGCGTGAGAATTCTACATACTTCCGATTGGCATTTAGGCAAGAATTTAGAGGGCTTGAGCCGGATGGAGGAGCAGGAGCTTTTCCTGAAGGATTTCATAGATATTGTTGAGGAAAAACAGGTGGATTTAGTCATCATCGCCGGAGATGTTTATGATAGTCCCAACCCCCCGGCCAAAGCGGAGAAAATGTTTTATGACACATTAAAAAAATTATCGGCTCATGGTGAGCGGCTTACTTTAGTTATAGCCGGTAATCATGACAACCCGGAACGCTTGGTGGCAGCAGGGCCTTTGGCCAGGGATCATGGGATTATTATGGTGGGAACACCCAAGACCATTGTTGCCCAAGGTGACTATGGCAGACATCGGGTGATCGATTCGGGAGAAGGCTTTGTAGAGGTTGATATCAACGGGGAAAAAGCCGTAATCCTCACTGTACCTTATCCCAGTGAAAAAAGGCTCAACGAAGTCCTCTATGATGCCATGGATGAAGAAGAGGAACGATTAAAAATCTATGGCGATAAAATTAAATTGCTCTTCGATAATCTTAGTGAAAAATTTCGAGAAGACACGATTAATATTGTGGTGTCCCATCTCTTTGCTACGGGAAGCGAAGAGTCAGGCTCAGAACGAAGCATCCAATTGGGGGGAAGCTTTATTGTTGACGGCAGATGCTTTCCCAAGGCAGCCCAATATATTGCCCTGGGTCATATACATAAGCCTCAAATCGTCCAGGGAACGGACAAAAGAGCACGCTATGCCGGTTCTCCCATTCATTACAATAAAAAAGAGATCCATTTTGCTAAGAAATGCTTCATTGTGGATTTGAAGCCTCAACAGGAGTACACTCTCGAAGAGGTCGACTTTAAAGTGTACAAGCCGATTGAAATCTGGAAGTGTGAAAGCATTGAGTGGGCTCTGGAGGAATGTGAAAAGAATAAAGACAGGGAGTGCTGGGTGTACCTGGAAGTTAATACGGACCGCTATATACGGGAAGATGAGATCAAGCTCATGAGAAGCACCAAGAAAGATATCCTGGAGATTTTGCCGATTCTTTCCGAAAGGGAAAATGAGGAATTTGTTCTGGATAGCTTTGCTGATAAGAAAATTGAGGATATCTTCAAGGAATTTTATCTTAAAGAGAGGGCTGTAGAACCTCAACAGGAGATTGTGGATTTGCTGTTATCCATTATCCAGGAACAGGAGGGAGAAGAAACCCATGAGACCCATTAAGCTGAAGATCAAAGGGCTGAATAGCTTTATCGATACCCAGGAAATTGATTTCTCAAGGCTCACCAGCAAAGGCTTATTTGGTATCTTCGGACCCACCGGCAGCGGCAAATCCACCATCCTGGACGGGATCACCCTGGCACTTTATGGCGCAGTAGCCCGGGGAAGTACCAATTATATGAACACCAACTGCGAATCCTTGCAGGTCAGCTATGAGTTTCAGATTGCGGAGAAGGATACCCAAAAGTACCGAGTGGATCGGGAGTTCCGCAGAGATAAAAAGACAGGCAATGTGCGTACCCATTCAGCGAAAGTCCTTCATTTAACCGATGAAGGGGAGATAGTTTTAGAGGAACAGGTCAGGGAAGTTACCAAAAGAAGCGAAGAAATC
Coding sequences within it:
- a CDS encoding exonuclease SbcCD subunit D, yielding MRILHTSDWHLGKNLEGLSRMEEQELFLKDFIDIVEEKQVDLVIIAGDVYDSPNPPAKAEKMFYDTLKKLSAHGERLTLVIAGNHDNPERLVAAGPLARDHGIIMVGTPKTIVAQGDYGRHRVIDSGEGFVEVDINGEKAVILTVPYPSEKRLNEVLYDAMDEEEERLKIYGDKIKLLFDNLSEKFREDTINIVVSHLFATGSEESGSERSIQLGGSFIVDGRCFPKAAQYIALGHIHKPQIVQGTDKRARYAGSPIHYNKKEIHFAKKCFIVDLKPQQEYTLEEVDFKVYKPIEIWKCESIEWALEECEKNKDRECWVYLEVNTDRYIREDEIKLMRSTKKDILEILPILSERENEEFVLDSFADKKIEDIFKEFYLKERAVEPQQEIVDLLLSIIQEQEGEETHETH
- a CDS encoding sigma-70 region 4 domain-containing protein, with the translated sequence MTLLPVLLFISGVLCLIWAVRMGNSSGKTSPEILTILQGLAGVKKEISKVQKGLREVETQLGDHELRLFRNENVQEDLRTEVNTQKVSINRLTTLAKDAFAQAEPQPQMNPQPYFSANPLNSAQGVNPYHRLYDNSNAPTDSPLETLAQTTKFPQYSPSFLSVEEESPSPMLPEKYQWVLELDQQGWSVAEIAGHLAISRDAVTMVLRTAPQGKGLRS
- the rocF gene encoding arginase, coding for MERRKVRIIGVPIDLGADRRGVDMGPSAIRYAGLHERLKKLGWEVEDVGNIDVPIAETREIKDPLLKYLPEISEVNEKLYPLVAQAIKEGVIPLVIGGDHSLGIGSLAGCAASGKQFGVIWFDTHGDYNSVDTTSSGNIHGMPLAVANGIGVEELVRIGGADRKIKEENTVIIGARDFDDEERDMIRQSKITVFSMSDIDRLGMEVVVRQGLEIANQGTDGVHISFDLDVLDPSEAPGVGTPVQGGITYREAHLAMEMVADCQCLLSMDVVEVNPILDVQNKTAELAVGLIGSAFGQKIYP
- a CDS encoding RNA polymerase sigma factor, whose amino-acid sequence is MEDAELIQQVLKGRHEQYGLLVQRYQEPLIHFLRGILGTEDEVFDCAQEAFLAAYRNLWRYSSSYTFRAWLYAIARNKAIDLMRKKKREIPLSIDENLVDHHVGPEEAYLAKEQALDVQAILEELPEHYRQALYLRYQQELSYEEISTVLNIPISSVKTHLHRGKEKLRQIMERRNGYEGNG
- a CDS encoding endolytic transglycosylase MltG, whose translation is MKLSRSYLLGLGSGLILSALLAMVVPPVSINFAGSSPPEQTGPGRNTPGNENQGEVPSQDEDENKEGSNNPELPENPVKPDETGENPVQNPDTNSRNPSSADAENGKPTQTFVIPSGSTADKIADLLLAEGWISSKEEFLNLVKQKNLAGRFRTGSFELSEGMDTEEILKKLIPKQ
- a CDS encoding M20 family metallopeptidase, which produces MDALKMFFRDQARIVWKEAWEAACLIGENPELGYQEYFAVETLTQLLKSHGFEVEQPAAGLETAFIARFSGYKPGPRLAFLAEYDALPGIGHGCGHNLIGAASVGAAITLSKSLELPGEIWVVGSPAEETSGGKVILVNKGAFQGVDAALMFHPGSQNVTSISSLALDALEFVFIGRPAHAVAAAYYGVNALDALIDFYNKINQLKDNLPHDAYINGIITEGGTSPNVIPERAVARFYLRARQRKVLNTIRKQVIRCAQDAAAQVSAKVTWSMFENSYDEMQTNRTLAGIFEDNLRELGVRNISPPQYAMGSVDMGNVSRLIPAIHPYLTLGGGMNIPHTRDFAQTCLSASGERLLLLAIQALALTGWDILSVPKLLSRAKRELKSRVPAK